Proteins encoded within one genomic window of uncultured Desulfobacter sp.:
- a CDS encoding transposase — MPIFYYSVNDFKSGKSGTSLLIDRNYTTCLTTSHGTNGKSSGAGFSPHHITQRGNRRQQTVFSDQDFKAYLALIAEWCENYRVEIWAYCLMPNHIHLIAVPETKDGLNLAVGEAHRRYTRMINFWECWRGHLWQGRFASFIMEERYLLACTRYIEYNPVRAGLVKCPEDWKWSSAGAHMDETDDSGQRSQVERRMRKVSVRLLSTGKQRLGNQGL; from the coding sequence ATGCCAATATTTTACTATTCAGTCAATGATTTTAAATCTGGTAAATCTGGGACATCCTTACTCATTGACAGAAATTATACTACATGCTTAACTACATCCCATGGCACGAATGGCAAGAGCAGTGGCGCCGGGTTTTCCCCCCATCATATTACACAAAGGGGAAATAGAAGGCAGCAGACAGTTTTCAGCGATCAGGACTTTAAAGCCTATCTGGCTTTAATAGCGGAATGGTGTGAAAACTATAGGGTTGAGATATGGGCCTATTGCCTGATGCCCAATCACATTCATCTTATCGCAGTTCCTGAAACCAAAGATGGATTAAATTTGGCCGTCGGGGAGGCTCATCGACGATATACGAGAATGATCAATTTCTGGGAATGCTGGCGAGGCCATTTATGGCAGGGTAGGTTTGCATCATTTATCATGGAAGAACGTTACTTGTTGGCATGCACTCGGTATATTGAGTATAACCCGGTTCGTGCCGGTCTTGTAAAATGTCCTGAGGATTGGAAATGGAGCAGCGCCGGGGCACATATGGATGAGACAGATGACTCAGGCCAAAGAAGCCAGGTCGAAAGAAGAATGCGTAAGGTGTCCGTACGCCTTCTTAGCACCGGGAAGCAGCGTCTGGGTAACCAGGGGTTGTAA